The genome window CTGGTTTAATCCATAATCCAAGGCCAAGTAACGGAAAGCCGCGTGTTGGGTCACGAAATTCTTTTGCTTCGCATCTTTCAATCCATCCTGATAAGCTTGATCCAAAGCCTGTAATTTCTTCAGATAGGCTTGGGCATTTTTCTCAAACGTCTTTTTCTTATCTGGATAAGCTGCGACCAACTGATCACGAATCGATTCTACCATCTTCATGGCACGATGTGGAGAGAGCCAAAGGTGAGGATCATATTCATGATGGTGTTCTTCGCCCCCTTCGTGTTCATGTTCCTCTTCCAATCCAGGAAGCAAGACCATACCCTTGGTAGCATCGATCACTTTGGTTTTCTTATCCTTCATTGATTTCAAAAGATTTGGAACCCACGTTTCCATGTTTTCATTCTCATAGACGAAAACATCCGAATCTTGAATCATAGCCCGCCCCTTAGCAGACAATTCATATTCATGAGGCTCTGATCCCGCTCCAATGAGCAGGTCTACCGTTCCTTCATCTCCGACAATATTTTTTGTAAAATCATAAACAGGATAAAAAGTGGTCATCACTTTTAATTTCCCATTTTGACTCTGACTTTTGCCACAAGCTGTCAAAACAAGTGTTAAAGCCACTAACAATAACCAACCAAATTTTTTAAAGTTCATATCTATTTCCTCAAACGTGATCCAAGATTCACAAGCAAGAACAGTGCCACAAATAAAAGCGTGATGCTGGCACTCGCTGGTGTATCTGCAATATAAGACAAAATCAACCCACTAAACATCCCGATAAAACCAATGATGACCGCAATCAGCATGACCCCACGGAAGTTCTTCCCTAATTTCAGCGCAATACTAGCCGGTAAGACCATGATGGTTGAAACCAATAACGATCCTGCTGCAGGAATCATTAAGGCGATAGCAACCCCCGTTACCACATTAAATAAAATGGACATGGTCCGGACCGGAAGGCCATCTACAAAGGCCGTATCTTCATCAAAGGTCAAAATATACATAGGACGCAAGAATAAGGCCGTCAACACTAATACAACAAAAGCAATCACAAACAAGGCGATCACCTGTTCATCCGTAATGGTTAGGGTAGAACCAAACAAATACTGATCCAAGCTCATCGAGCTTTTTCCACCACCACGCATCAGTACCAAAGCTAGGGCAAGACCTGTGGACATTAAAATTGCCGTCCCGATCTCCATAAAGTCCTTAAATAAGGTCCGCAAATACTCAAGAAAAACCGCAGCAATAATGACAATGATCATGGTCGAGAGCGTTGGAGAGATCCCAAGGAAAAGCCCAAAAGCGACACCCGCAAGAGAGACGTGACTTAGCGTATCACTCATAAGACTCTGCCGTCTTAAAATCAAGAAAATCCCTAATACAGGAGAAAAAAGACTCATGGCAACCATAGCCAACAAGGCCCGTTGCATAAAATCATACTGGAATAAATCAAGCATGGTCACCCTCCCCTTCAGTATCATGGACATTAAAACATCTCCAAGG of Streptococcus sp. S5 contains these proteins:
- a CDS encoding metal ABC transporter permease encodes the protein MLDLFQYDFMQRALLAMVAMSLFSPVLGIFLILRRQSLMSDTLSHVSLAGVAFGLFLGISPTLSTMIIVIIAAVFLEYLRTLFKDFMEIGTAILMSTGLALALVLMRGGGKSSMSLDQYLFGSTLTITDEQVIALFVIAFVVLVLTALFLRPMYILTFDEDTAFVDGLPVRTMSILFNVVTGVAIALMIPAAGSLLVSTIMVLPASIALKLGKNFRGVMLIAVIIGFIGMFSGLILSYIADTPASASITLLFVALFLLVNLGSRLRK